One Paenibacillus riograndensis SBR5 DNA segment encodes these proteins:
- a CDS encoding aminoglycoside N(3)-acetyltransferase, which produces MEEVQGELITVESLAADFRKLGVQEGMTLLLHSSFKSLGQWVAGGPVAVILALEQVLGDEGTLVMPTQSSDLTDPSGWSNPPVPEAWWQGIREHMPAYDPDLTLLRGMGVIPETFRKQKGVKRSSHPISSFAAWGRHRDEIIDGHALEYAFGEQSPLARIYDLKGSVLLLGIDSLSNTSLHLAEYRAEYAGKQEVTAGAPMLVDGARQWVEFRDYNWNSDDFAAIGRDFGQETGQITYGKVAAAEAQLIPQREIVDYAVKWLEQRRG; this is translated from the coding sequence GTGGAGGAAGTTCAAGGAGAATTAATAACTGTAGAGTCGCTGGCTGCGGATTTTCGGAAGCTGGGGGTGCAGGAGGGGATGACGCTGCTGCTGCATTCGTCCTTCAAATCGCTGGGACAGTGGGTGGCAGGCGGGCCGGTGGCGGTTATTCTGGCGCTGGAGCAGGTGCTTGGGGATGAAGGGACATTGGTGATGCCGACCCAGTCCTCGGACCTGACCGATCCGTCAGGCTGGAGCAACCCGCCAGTTCCGGAAGCATGGTGGCAGGGCATCCGGGAACATATGCCGGCCTATGACCCGGACCTCACGCTGCTGCGGGGGATGGGCGTGATTCCCGAAACCTTCCGCAAGCAAAAAGGTGTGAAGCGCAGCAGCCATCCGATAAGCTCTTTTGCCGCCTGGGGCAGACACAGGGATGAGATTATCGATGGGCATGCGCTGGAGTACGCTTTTGGTGAACAATCGCCTCTGGCCCGGATCTATGATCTGAAAGGAAGCGTACTGCTGCTCGGCATAGACAGCCTCAGCAATACCTCACTGCATCTGGCCGAATACCGGGCGGAGTATGCCGGGAAACAGGAAGTAACTGCGGGAGCACCCATGCTGGTTGACGGGGCCAGACAATGGGTAGAGTTCAGGGACTATAACTGGAATTCGGATGATTTTGCCGCCATTGGCAGGGACTTTGGACAAGAGACGGGACAGATTACATATGGAAAAGTTGCCGCAGCAGAAGCCCAGCTCATTCCGCAGCGGGAGATCGTGGACTATGCGGTGAAATGGCTGGAGCAGAGGCGGGGGTAA
- a CDS encoding carbohydrate ABC transporter permease, whose product MFALKRKTKGEALFDIANNLIMLCVCFLTLYPIWYVLVNAFNDGNDAMQGGIYWWPRVFSLKNFDAVFASPGIMQAMGVTVAKTVLGVFVHVFFTAMVAYALSRKGLIGGKFYILLGTITLFFNGGLIPTFLLNRDLHLLDNFLVYIIPVMFSFFDLIIFMTFFREIPEGLEEAARIDGANDWSIFLRVVLPVSMPVIATIALFHGVYQWNDYFAGIIYVNNPDLQPIQTYLFRVVAQSSSNQMMVAVQGSSLTKSVTSQSIKLATMVVTTLPIVFVYPFLQRYFVKGMMIGSIKG is encoded by the coding sequence ATGTTTGCTCTCAAACGCAAGACGAAGGGCGAGGCCCTGTTCGATATCGCCAATAATCTGATTATGCTGTGTGTCTGTTTCCTGACGCTCTACCCGATCTGGTACGTGCTGGTCAATGCCTTCAATGACGGAAATGACGCCATGCAGGGCGGGATATACTGGTGGCCGCGCGTGTTCAGCCTGAAGAATTTCGATGCGGTGTTCGCAAGCCCCGGCATCATGCAGGCCATGGGAGTTACCGTAGCCAAGACGGTGCTGGGGGTATTCGTGCATGTGTTCTTCACGGCGATGGTGGCTTATGCGCTCTCACGCAAAGGGCTGATCGGCGGCAAGTTCTATATCCTGCTTGGCACGATTACCTTATTCTTCAACGGTGGACTGATCCCGACCTTTCTGCTGAACAGGGATCTGCATCTGCTGGATAACTTCCTGGTCTATATTATTCCGGTAATGTTCAGCTTCTTCGATCTTATTATCTTCATGACCTTCTTCCGGGAGATTCCCGAGGGGCTGGAGGAGGCCGCGCGGATTGACGGAGCGAATGACTGGTCCATCTTCCTCCGGGTTGTGCTTCCGGTATCCATGCCGGTTATTGCTACCATTGCCCTCTTTCATGGGGTGTATCAGTGGAATGATTATTTTGCCGGCATTATCTACGTCAACAATCCCGATCTGCAGCCGATTCAGACCTATCTGTTCCGGGTGGTGGCCCAGTCCAGCTCCAATCAGATGATGGTGGCCGTCCAGGGCAGCAGTCTTACCAAAAGCGTGACCTCGCAGTCCATCAAACTGGCGACGATGGTGGTCACCACGCTCCCGATTGTGTTCGTCTATCCGTTCCTGCAGCGCTATTTCGTGAAAGGCATGATGATAGGCTCAATCAAGGGCTGA
- a CDS encoding ABC transporter permease has protein sequence MENKSSTEANPAMKPLLSPKIETGPGPKSPLWRRLLAQRHLQTMALLGVVWMIIFNYIPMYGLIISFKEYNIVRSIAEAPWVGLEHFREFLDDEDLVNVIKNTLGISLIKLLIGFPLPIIFALFLNEIRSLRYKKAIQTISYLPHFLSWVVLGGILATWLADVGIVNNILLSLHLIDQPITYLAEPSYFWTIIISSDIWKELGWSAIIYLAAISGVSPEMYEAATIDGAGRFQKMWFVTLPAIKSTISILFILAVSGVLNSNFDQILVLRNSLNDSASNVIDYYIYYTGIVSNRFSYSAAVTLIKAVIALILLLIANQVSKKINDTSLF, from the coding sequence ATGGAGAACAAAAGCAGCACCGAAGCAAATCCGGCGATGAAACCGCTTCTTTCGCCAAAAATCGAAACCGGTCCAGGTCCAAAAAGCCCGCTGTGGAGGCGGCTTCTGGCCCAGCGGCATTTACAGACGATGGCCCTGCTCGGCGTGGTCTGGATGATCATTTTCAACTATATTCCGATGTATGGGCTGATTATTTCTTTCAAAGAGTACAACATCGTAAGATCCATTGCCGAAGCGCCGTGGGTGGGGCTGGAGCATTTCAGGGAGTTCCTGGATGACGAGGATTTGGTCAATGTTATCAAGAATACGCTGGGCATCAGCTTAATCAAGCTGTTGATCGGATTTCCGCTGCCGATTATTTTCGCCCTTTTTCTGAACGAGATCCGTTCCTTAAGGTACAAGAAAGCGATCCAGACGATCTCATATCTGCCGCATTTCCTCTCGTGGGTAGTGCTGGGCGGAATTCTCGCCACCTGGCTGGCGGATGTGGGGATTGTGAACAATATTCTGCTGTCGCTCCATCTGATCGATCAGCCGATTACGTATCTCGCCGAGCCCAGCTATTTCTGGACGATCATTATATCCTCCGATATCTGGAAGGAGCTTGGCTGGTCCGCAATTATCTACCTGGCAGCGATCTCCGGGGTTTCCCCCGAAATGTATGAGGCCGCGACCATCGACGGAGCCGGACGTTTTCAGAAAATGTGGTTTGTCACCCTGCCGGCGATTAAATCGACAATCAGCATCCTGTTCATTCTGGCAGTCAGCGGTGTGCTGAACTCCAACTTTGACCAGATTCTGGTCCTGCGCAACTCCCTTAACGACAGCGCCAGCAACGTAATCGACTATTACATCTACTATACAGGTATTGTCTCGAACCGCTTCTCCTACTCTGCGGCGGTCACTCTGATCAAGGCGGTCATTGCACTGATTCTGCTGCTGATTGCCAATCAGGTATCCAAAAAAATCAACGATACGTCGCTGTTCTAG
- a CDS encoding cache domain-containing sensor histidine kinase, with protein sequence MSIHKQTGALWSSFNYWWGRRSLQSRLVAAYIFIILGPCLLVSLYSYKSINNTYVRDAVDKNSYLLQMEKLHILNQIEAMERAAQMAYSDKAVQNYLLNEHDPSLGELIDFNTTTFMNLSRIQINNPNIEHLRLYSGSGEVHELWPIIFREERVSMEPWFQKALKLEGQELWSFQNEDPDLMQRYSGDPPKGQPKVSLLREISIPAGHHVGMIQVDMLLSRFTPKTYTDVRDNQSQMFIAGEDLQLFTRADHSFVQDNPQLTGAIAGRLQQYAETGEWDIHYKEKGNSFLLIHTPLTEIGASLVNVVSMEGVMKDISHTRNLIIGLNIGFIVLVTAIAYVLNAFILKNLRRLTETMKKARRGEAYTGFSIRGGGEVGELAHHFSKLMNTINTLVAQAVNKEALSKEAELRTLHNQIDAHFLYNTLENIKMLAEIENQRGISDALTSLGGMMRYNFKWSGEYVKLRDEIRHIENYIEVMNIRFEYPILLELEVDAPYLELEVLKMSLQPVVENSVKHAWAAGEEELQNRSIRIQISEADGDIFIAIRDNGFGLTPERLTELHSSIYAKEEPGADASGASTGGYRGGGIGLRNVHQRLQLFYGEAYGLEVQSQAGEWTTVFMTLPKVLLTGDRQT encoded by the coding sequence GTGAGCATACACAAACAAACAGGGGCATTATGGAGCTCCTTCAATTATTGGTGGGGACGAAGATCGCTGCAAAGCCGGCTGGTAGCGGCCTATATTTTTATTATTCTGGGTCCGTGTCTGCTGGTCTCCCTCTATTCCTACAAATCGATCAACAATACGTATGTCCGCGATGCCGTGGACAAAAACAGCTATTTGCTGCAAATGGAAAAGCTGCATATTCTCAACCAGATCGAAGCCATGGAGCGGGCAGCGCAGATGGCCTATTCCGACAAGGCGGTCCAGAATTATCTGCTCAATGAGCATGATCCCTCCCTCGGAGAACTGATTGATTTCAATACGACGACTTTTATGAATCTGAGCAGAATCCAAATCAACAATCCCAATATTGAGCATTTGCGCCTTTATTCAGGAAGCGGGGAGGTTCACGAGCTCTGGCCGATTATTTTCCGGGAGGAACGGGTATCCATGGAGCCATGGTTCCAAAAAGCCCTAAAGCTGGAGGGGCAGGAGCTGTGGTCTTTTCAAAATGAAGACCCTGACCTCATGCAGCGTTATTCGGGCGATCCCCCGAAGGGGCAGCCAAAGGTCTCTTTATTGCGCGAGATCAGCATTCCGGCCGGCCATCATGTCGGGATGATCCAGGTGGATATGCTGCTCAGCCGGTTCACGCCGAAAACCTATACCGATGTGCGCGACAACCAGTCGCAGATGTTCATCGCGGGCGAAGATCTGCAGTTGTTTACCCGCGCTGACCATTCTTTTGTGCAGGATAATCCGCAGCTGACCGGAGCGATTGCCGGACGCCTGCAGCAGTATGCGGAGACCGGGGAGTGGGATATCCACTATAAGGAGAAGGGCAACTCTTTTCTGCTGATTCATACCCCGCTGACGGAGATCGGTGCTTCACTGGTCAACGTGGTATCCATGGAAGGGGTTATGAAGGATATATCGCATACCCGGAATCTGATTATCGGACTCAATATCGGTTTTATTGTTCTGGTTACAGCTATTGCCTATGTGCTGAATGCCTTTATCCTGAAGAATCTGCGCCGGCTGACCGAGACGATGAAAAAAGCGCGGAGAGGGGAAGCGTATACGGGATTCAGCATCCGCGGCGGCGGGGAAGTCGGGGAGCTGGCCCATCATTTCTCCAAGCTGATGAACACGATTAATACGCTGGTAGCCCAGGCTGTGAACAAGGAGGCTCTCTCCAAGGAGGCTGAGCTGCGCACGCTGCATAACCAGATCGATGCCCATTTCCTCTATAATACCCTGGAAAATATTAAAATGCTGGCCGAAATCGAAAATCAGCGGGGCATCTCCGATGCGCTGACTTCGCTTGGCGGCATGATGCGCTATAACTTTAAATGGTCTGGGGAGTATGTGAAGCTGCGGGATGAAATCCGCCATATCGAGAATTACATTGAAGTGATGAATATCCGGTTTGAGTACCCGATTCTACTGGAACTGGAGGTCGATGCTCCTTATCTGGAGCTGGAGGTGCTGAAGATGTCGCTGCAGCCCGTGGTGGAGAACAGTGTGAAGCATGCCTGGGCAGCAGGAGAGGAAGAGCTTCAGAACCGCTCGATCCGCATCCAGATCTCGGAGGCCGATGGGGATATCTTTATCGCTATCCGCGATAACGGGTTCGGGCTGACTCCGGAACGGCTGACAGAGCTGCACAGCTCCATATATGCCAAGGAGGAGCCGGGGGCAGATGCTTCAGGTGCTTCAACTGGCGGTTACAGAGGGGGAGGCATAGGGCTCCGGAATGTGCATCAGCGGCTGCAGCTGTTCTACGGGGAAGCCTACGGGCTGGAAGTGCAGAGTCAAGCGGGGGAATGGACGACAGTGTTCATGACGCTGCCCAAAGTTCTTTTGACAGGGGATAGACAGACATGA
- a CDS encoding histidine phosphatase family protein yields MTVTTIFITRHGQTEWNVQNRMQGHLDSPLTPLGEQQAQWLNAGLQKEPLDLVYSSSSPRAYRTAEIIRGERDIPLTACDEFKEIGMGVWEGCDSGEIEARDPVQHFNFWKNPEEFRVEGSESFAGVQKRALDKLQEIVAAHEGQRILIVTHTVVIKVLMAYFEERAMEKLWDLPYIYPTCLCRIDFTDGTAEILLHGDTSHYVRSTEDELFD; encoded by the coding sequence TTGACTGTAACAACAATATTTATTACCCGGCACGGTCAGACAGAATGGAATGTCCAGAACCGTATGCAGGGGCATCTCGATTCACCGCTTACGCCGCTTGGCGAGCAGCAGGCACAGTGGCTGAACGCGGGGCTGCAAAAGGAGCCGCTGGACCTCGTATACTCAAGCTCAAGCCCAAGGGCATACCGGACGGCGGAGATTATCCGGGGGGAGCGGGACATCCCGCTAACTGCCTGCGATGAATTCAAGGAAATTGGCATGGGGGTCTGGGAAGGATGCGACTCCGGCGAGATCGAAGCCAGGGACCCGGTGCAGCACTTTAATTTTTGGAAGAACCCGGAGGAATTCAGGGTGGAAGGCAGCGAGAGCTTTGCCGGTGTGCAGAAGCGTGCGCTGGACAAACTGCAGGAAATTGTGGCCGCACATGAGGGGCAGCGCATCCTGATTGTTACCCATACGGTGGTTATCAAAGTGCTGATGGCTTATTTTGAAGAGAGGGCCATGGAGAAGCTATGGGATCTGCCCTATATTTATCCTACCTGCCTGTGCCGGATTGATTTTACGGACGGGACCGCAGAGATCCTGCTGCACGGGGATACAAGCCATTATGTGAGAAGCACGGAAGATGAACTATTTGATTAG
- a CDS encoding response regulator — protein sequence MKKLLIIDDEKMIRQGLQAMIEREYPSRYSIALAGNGAEALALYQQERRDIIITDIRMPVMDGITLLERLSAEAEPGSEGPAVVILSGYDDFEYAKSAIRYRVKDYLLKPIRREELFGVLEQISREWKEQESSSRRLAQEAEGYRRELRTARLRGLLMQEPVEPSLEQQQELEQLPVPFTVGVLNFYYNDGTRMKPEEVQGLIERMSGPLSGRFTEILTDWEGKLVLVGSGKEAFRELARQAAAKGLQELLLGIGGEVLNPDGFRTGYKEACRALQYTFLPPQASFIDYADLREGRLQFPAPEEELRKLLNMLGTEREKEIKSLLGAIFQLEHLQHLDLAYLEHVGRSINERVLDEVFRLHGEASVEVLKLYRTVGNLYNFRHFHDYYRTLEHLLITVNEYIIGIRSAHTEHTDMEEALAYIEANYARPLNMAMVSNYVSLNYSYFSEAFKAYTGESFVLYLKRVRIRHAKALLSENRIKLAGVSEAVGFENSKQFARVFKELEGISPGEYRAKLLLERDAGRTGDKEL from the coding sequence ATGAAGAAGCTGCTGATTATAGATGATGAAAAGATGATCCGCCAGGGCTTGCAGGCCATGATTGAGCGGGAATACCCGTCCCGCTACAGCATCGCGCTCGCGGGAAATGGTGCAGAGGCGCTTGCGCTGTATCAGCAGGAACGCAGAGATATCATTATTACCGACATCCGCATGCCGGTGATGGATGGCATTACGCTGCTGGAGCGGCTGTCCGCAGAAGCGGAGCCCGGCAGTGAAGGGCCGGCGGTCGTGATCTTGAGCGGCTACGATGATTTTGAATATGCCAAAAGCGCGATCCGCTACCGCGTTAAGGATTATCTGCTGAAGCCGATCCGGCGCGAGGAGCTGTTCGGGGTTCTGGAGCAGATCAGCCGGGAGTGGAAGGAGCAGGAGTCCAGCTCCCGGAGGCTTGCGCAGGAGGCTGAGGGCTACCGCCGGGAGCTGCGGACCGCCCGGCTGCGCGGTCTGCTGATGCAGGAGCCTGTGGAGCCGTCGCTGGAGCAGCAGCAGGAACTGGAACAGCTGCCGGTTCCTTTTACGGTTGGAGTGTTGAACTTCTACTATAACGACGGGACGCGGATGAAGCCGGAGGAAGTGCAAGGGCTGATTGAGCGGATGAGCGGACCGCTCTCCGGACGTTTTACTGAGATTCTGACGGACTGGGAAGGAAAGCTGGTCCTGGTCGGAAGCGGCAAGGAGGCATTCCGGGAGCTGGCCCGGCAGGCTGCGGCAAAGGGCCTGCAGGAGCTGCTCCTTGGCATCGGCGGCGAAGTCCTGAATCCGGACGGTTTCCGTACCGGATACAAGGAAGCTTGCCGCGCACTGCAGTATACCTTTCTTCCGCCACAGGCCAGCTTCATAGACTATGCGGATCTGCGCGAAGGGCGGCTGCAGTTTCCGGCGCCGGAGGAGGAGCTGCGCAAGCTGCTGAACATGCTGGGGACCGAACGCGAGAAGGAGATCAAAAGCTTGCTGGGCGCTATTTTTCAGCTGGAGCATTTGCAGCATTTGGATTTGGCGTATCTTGAGCATGTGGGCCGGAGCATCAATGAACGGGTGCTGGACGAAGTTTTCCGTTTGCACGGGGAGGCTTCGGTAGAGGTGCTGAAGCTGTACCGCACAGTCGGCAATCTGTATAATTTCCGCCATTTTCACGACTATTACCGGACACTTGAGCATTTGCTCATTACGGTGAACGAATATATTATAGGAATTAGATCCGCTCACACCGAGCATACCGATATGGAGGAAGCGCTGGCCTATATTGAGGCAAATTATGCCCGTCCGCTGAATATGGCGATGGTCAGCAACTATGTGTCGCTTAATTATTCTTATTTCAGTGAGGCCTTCAAGGCCTACACCGGAGAGAGCTTTGTCCTGTATCTCAAAAGAGTCCGCATCCGCCACGCCAAAGCGCTGCTCTCCGAGAACCGCATCAAGCTGGCCGGTGTCTCCGAAGCGGTCGGCTTCGAGAACAGCAAGCAGTTCGCCCGTGTATTCAAGGAACTGGAAGGCATCTCCCCCGGCGAATACCGCGCCAAGCTGCTGCTGGAGCGTGACGCGGGACGAACGGGAGATAAGGAATTGTAA
- a CDS encoding type 2 periplasmic-binding domain-containing protein yields MGMKRKPKAMVLLLLGLMLAFSATGCSSGNNAGNNGKDNTGGATNAAEATKAPADPTASAVSADEPGWKSDTSPITFDWYLNFAWFPNKWGVDPTSQYITKKTGVNINFIVPAGNENEKLNTLIASGKLPDFITLGFWEDAIKKMIEGELVLPLNKLAEEYDPYFFKVSDADKLGWYTQPDGNVYGYPNSSSSPADYKKYGDNYVSNQTFVVRKDIYEAIGSPDMRTPEGFLNALKMAKEKYPEINGQPIIPLGLHEFTENGNDSLEGYIQNFLNIPWEKDGKVYDRETDPEYVRWMKTLRQANQDGLLAKDIFIDKRAQMEEKIAQGRYFAMLYQRTDFASQLGTIFQKNPEQTYIAIDGPANTKLDPPALNGPSIAGWTVTLISKDVKDKARAIKFLSYLNSEEGNKDLYLGEKGVSYDTIDGKDQFLPEAFDLMNKDRSAFDKKYGSAFTFWMLQNTNITDQWAPKSVEPFKQLEDWTRGKTKNTSEFQQIDPTGNSPEGIIATKLKNLRGKTLPKLLMASSDAEFDKLWSDYLAKKEKEGQATFDAYRQTKYEENKKKLGM; encoded by the coding sequence ATGGGCATGAAACGCAAGCCAAAAGCAATGGTGCTGCTGCTCTTGGGGCTGATGCTGGCATTCTCGGCAACGGGCTGTTCAAGCGGCAATAATGCCGGAAACAATGGCAAGGATAACACGGGAGGCGCAACCAATGCGGCTGAGGCTACCAAAGCACCGGCAGACCCGACAGCGTCAGCGGTCTCGGCGGATGAGCCGGGCTGGAAAAGCGATACCTCACCGATTACGTTCGACTGGTATCTGAATTTTGCCTGGTTTCCGAATAAATGGGGTGTAGATCCTACCTCCCAATATATAACGAAAAAGACCGGTGTGAATATCAACTTTATCGTTCCCGCAGGGAATGAGAATGAGAAGCTCAACACGCTGATTGCTTCCGGCAAGCTGCCTGACTTCATTACGCTGGGCTTCTGGGAAGACGCGATCAAGAAGATGATCGAAGGCGAGCTGGTCCTGCCGCTGAACAAACTGGCTGAAGAATATGATCCTTACTTCTTCAAGGTGTCGGATGCCGACAAGCTGGGCTGGTATACGCAGCCGGACGGCAATGTATACGGTTACCCGAACTCCTCTTCCTCACCTGCCGATTATAAAAAATATGGCGATAACTATGTCTCCAACCAGACCTTTGTGGTCCGCAAGGATATTTACGAAGCGATTGGAAGTCCGGATATGCGCACACCAGAGGGTTTCCTGAACGCGCTGAAAATGGCGAAAGAGAAATACCCTGAGATCAACGGCCAGCCGATTATTCCGCTCGGTCTGCATGAGTTCACTGAGAACGGCAACGACTCGCTGGAAGGCTACATTCAGAATTTCCTGAACATTCCTTGGGAAAAGGACGGCAAAGTGTATGACCGCGAAACCGATCCTGAATATGTACGCTGGATGAAAACGCTCCGCCAGGCCAACCAGGACGGACTGCTGGCCAAGGATATCTTTATCGACAAACGTGCTCAAATGGAAGAAAAGATTGCGCAAGGCCGTTATTTCGCCATGCTCTATCAGCGGACGGACTTTGCTTCCCAGCTCGGTACTATTTTCCAAAAGAACCCTGAACAAACCTATATCGCTATAGACGGACCTGCGAATACCAAGCTGGACCCTCCGGCGCTGAACGGCCCGAGCATCGCCGGCTGGACCGTAACCCTGATCTCCAAGGATGTTAAGGACAAAGCCCGTGCCATTAAATTCCTCAGCTACCTAAACAGTGAAGAAGGCAATAAGGATCTTTACCTGGGCGAAAAAGGGGTCAGCTATGATACAATTGACGGCAAAGACCAGTTTCTTCCCGAAGCCTTTGATCTGATGAACAAGGACCGCTCGGCATTTGATAAGAAATACGGTTCGGCCTTCACGTTCTGGATGCTGCAAAATACGAATATCACCGACCAATGGGCGCCGAAGTCCGTTGAGCCGTTCAAACAGCTGGAAGACTGGACCCGCGGTAAAACTAAAAACACTTCAGAATTCCAGCAAATTGATCCTACAGGCAACTCGCCTGAAGGCATAATTGCCACCAAGCTCAAAAACCTGCGCGGTAAAACGCTGCCGAAGCTGCTGATGGCGTCCTCCGATGCCGAGTTCGATAAGCTCTGGAGCGACTATCTGGCGAAGAAGGAAAAGGAAGGCCAGGCGACCTTCGACGCTTACCGCCAGACGAAATATGAAGAGAACAAAAAGAAACTCGGAATGTAA
- a CDS encoding ArsR/SmtB family transcription factor: MDYKVEVDFAPMYECFTSLTAFLGRQNHNALESGKLWVKEVQKRFTTAQLRNMQEFSRENADFTLTPYIWSCPGDRSVSGFLDWFDGLSPGELFEITARFGSTVPSSLTDMRSQASGVLREWNERYFRDINPAILDSLSREADSRRAGLNGTNALEVYEQATQGMRLHPGERLKQIILIPQYHARPLVTSSLYDEFVFTSYACDALPPEEGRPAPSLLRLTRALSDETRLYILRLLAGKQLGFTEIVRQVGLSKSTIHYHLITLRSAGLVIVHTSGKSASYSLRLDALNNLPQQIADYMEK; encoded by the coding sequence ATGGATTATAAGGTAGAAGTGGATTTTGCCCCTATGTATGAATGCTTCACCAGTTTAACTGCTTTCCTGGGCAGGCAGAATCATAACGCTCTGGAGTCCGGCAAGCTCTGGGTTAAGGAGGTTCAGAAGAGATTTACCACGGCCCAGCTTCGGAACATGCAGGAGTTCTCCAGGGAAAATGCCGATTTCACGCTCACCCCATACATATGGAGCTGCCCTGGCGACCGTTCAGTATCCGGTTTCCTGGATTGGTTCGACGGCCTCTCTCCGGGAGAATTGTTCGAAATTACTGCACGCTTCGGATCAACGGTTCCGTCTAGTCTCACCGATATGCGCAGCCAAGCCTCCGGGGTTCTGCGGGAATGGAATGAACGGTACTTCCGGGACATCAATCCCGCTATTCTAGACTCGCTGAGCCGGGAGGCAGACTCCAGGCGGGCCGGATTGAACGGCACTAATGCTTTGGAGGTCTACGAACAGGCGACACAGGGAATGCGGCTGCATCCCGGCGAACGATTGAAGCAGATCATACTGATCCCGCAGTACCATGCCCGCCCGCTGGTCACCTCTTCGTTATATGATGAATTTGTGTTTACCAGCTATGCCTGTGACGCGCTGCCTCCGGAGGAGGGGCGGCCCGCTCCTTCGCTGCTGCGGCTAACGCGGGCGCTCTCGGACGAGACAAGGCTCTACATTCTCCGCCTGCTGGCCGGGAAGCAGCTGGGGTTCACTGAAATCGTCCGGCAGGTCGGCCTGTCCAAAAGCACAATCCACTACCATCTCATCACGCTGCGCTCGGCTGGATTGGTCATTGTCCATACCAGCGGCAAAAGCGCGTCCTACAGCCTGCGCCTGGATGCCCTGAACAATCTGCCGCAGCAGATTGCAGATTATATGGAGAAGTGA
- a CDS encoding MFS transporter — MLKRSYYGLLSTISLSAFGDAFGLLAMEWLVYELTGSKLAMGALALSSGIPELVLRLIGSPLSDRLPRVRFMACLAAVRLLAIALPLGMGLAGQLQLWHLFAAAGLSGACAALFMPTAMAVIPGVADSRKLVRAFAVIDGCKGAAALLGPALAGVIIAASGALPALGINMLCYTAAIATLLCLPKLPKPDAAPGSFSLAAYMREIAEGFTFYKQFPAMFTIMLMASVSNLSSIAVWTMMVPYVREVLHRDAAAMGTLTTASALGTLVGLGVISLLGEITHRRLVMLGSLGTIGIITSIWGLVPSFPFALAAVFVSGALGPFFGSLSSSLHGRLVPGNLQGRVNSIRFLIGGSLTPLGAFAGGAIAEAYGISALFLAAGLLPAVFAGTALLLPGLRMLDGDLSMLEARHLPDRRPPAAASGVLAKR, encoded by the coding sequence ATGCTGAAACGCAGCTATTATGGTTTGCTGTCCACGATTTCCCTGAGCGCCTTCGGAGATGCTTTTGGCCTGCTGGCGATGGAGTGGCTGGTCTACGAGCTGACCGGCTCCAAGCTGGCCATGGGCGCGCTGGCACTCAGCTCCGGCATCCCGGAGCTGGTGCTGCGCTTAATCGGCTCGCCGCTGTCGGACCGGCTGCCCCGCGTGCGCTTCATGGCCTGCCTGGCCGCCGTCCGGCTGCTGGCCATTGCCCTGCCGCTGGGCATGGGCCTCGCCGGCCAGCTTCAGCTCTGGCATTTGTTCGCCGCAGCCGGGCTTAGCGGCGCCTGCGCCGCGCTGTTCATGCCCACGGCGATGGCCGTGATCCCCGGCGTCGCGGACAGCCGGAAGCTGGTGCGCGCCTTCGCCGTCATCGACGGCTGCAAGGGAGCGGCGGCGCTGCTTGGGCCTGCGCTGGCCGGTGTGATCATTGCAGCCAGCGGAGCGCTGCCGGCCCTTGGCATCAATATGCTGTGCTACACCGCCGCCATTGCCACGCTGCTGTGCCTGCCGAAGCTGCCCAAGCCGGATGCAGCTCCAGGCAGCTTCTCCCTAGCCGCATATATGCGTGAAATTGCGGAAGGCTTCACCTTCTACAAGCAGTTCCCGGCAATGTTTACTATTATGCTCATGGCTTCGGTCAGCAATCTGAGCTCCATCGCCGTCTGGACGATGATGGTTCCCTATGTGCGCGAGGTGCTTCACCGCGATGCCGCCGCCATGGGCACGCTCACCACAGCTTCAGCACTGGGAACGCTGGTTGGGCTTGGCGTGATCTCCCTGCTGGGCGAGATTACACACAGGCGCCTGGTCATGCTCGGCAGTCTGGGCACCATTGGAATCATTACATCCATATGGGGGCTAGTCCCCAGCTTCCCCTTCGCGCTTGCTGCCGTATTTGTATCCGGTGCCCTGGGGCCCTTCTTCGGATCGTTAAGCTCCTCCCTGCACGGGCGGCTGGTTCCCGGAAATCTTCAGGGACGGGTGAATTCCATCCGGTTTCTGATTGGCGGCAGCCTGACGCCCTTAGGCGCTTTTGCCGGAGGGGCCATTGCCGAGGCCTACGGCATCTCTGCCCTGTTTCTCGCCGCAGGACTGCTGCCGGCTGTATTTGCCGGAACCGCCCTGCTTCTCCCCGGCCTCCGGATGCTCGATGGTGACCTGTCAATGCTTGAAGCCAGACATTTGCCGGACCGCAGGCCTCCCGCCGCGGCTTCAGGCGTTTTAGCCAAAAGGTAA